A portion of the Desulfovermiculus halophilus DSM 18834 genome contains these proteins:
- a CDS encoding flavodoxin domain-containing protein — protein MKALIAYVSRTGNTQTMAEYIAEGLRMTGNQADLKKVAEIKKPQDIQGYDAYIFGCPTYHRDMTQSMKQFLFLAKEAGLEGKIGGAFGSYTHSGDAAQIIFDTMENVYGMNMTDLGHFLITEKVVGTEEGTKACQDYGRAIGEKLG, from the coding sequence ATGAAGGCACTCATCGCGTACGTCAGCCGCACGGGGAATACCCAGACCATGGCCGAATATATTGCCGAAGGCCTGCGCATGACCGGCAACCAGGCCGACCTGAAAAAGGTTGCCGAGATCAAAAAGCCACAGGACATCCAGGGCTACGACGCCTATATCTTTGGGTGCCCCACCTATCACCGGGACATGACCCAGAGCATGAAGCAGTTTCTGTTCCTGGCCAAGGAAGCCGGACTGGAAGGAAAGATCGGCGGGGCCTTTGGATCCTATACCCATTCCGGGGACGCCGCTCAAATCATTTTTGACACCATGGAAAATGTCTACGGCATGAATATGACCGACCTGGGACACTTTTTGATCACCGAAAAGGTGGTCGGCACCGAGGAGGGAACCAAGGCCTGCCAGGACTACGGCCGGGCCATTGGGGAAAAATTGGGCTAG